The following DNA comes from Sinorhizobium mexicanum.
CACGAAATCATCATCGCCGGGTTCATGATGACCTTCAGCAGGCGCTGCTCCATCATCTTGAACGTTTCCGACTGCGCCGATCCCGGCGCCGCATCGGTGTGATAAATGAAGAGACGCGGCATGTAGAGAAGCGCGGCCATCCAGGATATCACGGCAATGACGTGCAACGCCTTGATCCACAGATAGAGGTCGTCCGGCTGCCAGACGAAGAGGCCGACCAGCAGCAGGAAAAACGCCGAAAGGGCGACCCAGGCGCGCAGGCGCGCCCTGTTTCCCGGCGCGCTGTCAGTCTGGCGCTCCGCCATCATCGCCTCCCGCGGACCCGCGACACCAATGCCGTCACGTTCTCCGGGCCTGCCTGCGGTGTAATCCCATGTCCTAGATTGAAGATCAGCGGTCCATTGCCAAGGACATCGAGAATCCGGTCGATTCCGCTTTCCAGCGCCGCGCCGCCAGCCACAACGCGCATCGGATCCAGATTGCCCTGTACCGGGCCATCCTTCTGCAGCTCGGCCGCGAACGACAACGGCACCGACCAATCAAGACCGATCGCATCCGCCCCCGTGGCCTGCCGGTAATCCTTGAGCAAAAGCCCCGCGCCTTTCGCGAAGGCAATGACCTTCGCCGATGGCCGCCGTGCGCGAACGGATGCGATCATCCGGCGCACGGGTTCGGCAGCGAAGCGGGCAAATTCCTCCTCGCCGAGCACACCCGCCCAGGAGTCGAAGATCTGCACCGCATCTGCACCGGCGTCGATCTGCTCCACCAGATAGTCGGCGGAAATGTCAGCGAGGAACGCCAGCAGATCTTCAAATTCCTTTGGATGGCGATAGGCAAAGAGGCGGGCAGGGGCCTGATCCGGCGTTCCATGACCGGCAATCATGTAAGTTGCGACGGTCCATGGCGCGCCACAGAAGCCAAGCAGCGTCGTTTCCGCCGGCAATTCCCGCCGCAGTCGCGAAACTGTCTCGATGACGGGCCGCAGGTGATTGGAGACGCCTGCAGCGCCGAGCCGTGCGATGCC
Coding sequences within:
- the hemJ gene encoding protoporphyrinogen oxidase HemJ, coding for MMAERQTDSAPGNRARLRAWVALSAFFLLLVGLFVWQPDDLYLWIKALHVIAVISWMAALLYMPRLFIYHTDAAPGSAQSETFKMMEQRLLKVIMNPAMMISWALGLYLAWSVYGFQGGWLHAKLFFVVLLTIVHVHFSRAVKAFQRDENRRDARYWRLMNEAPTLLMILIVIMVVVKPF
- the hemE gene encoding uroporphyrinogen decarboxylase, whose protein sequence is MSEIRRKVLEVLDGKCLTPPPIWLMRQAGRYLPEYRETRAKAGSFLDLCYTPDLAVEVTLQPIRRYAFDAAILFSDILVIPDALHRNVRFEEGHGPKMDPIDADGIARLGAAGVSNHLRPVIETVSRLRRELPAETTLLGFCGAPWTVATYMIAGHGTPDQAPARLFAYRHPKEFEDLLAFLADISADYLVEQIDAGADAVQIFDSWAGVLGEEEFARFAAEPVRRMIASVRARRPSAKVIAFAKGAGLLLKDYRQATGADAIGLDWSVPLSFAAELQKDGPVQGNLDPMRVVAGGAALESGIDRILDVLGNGPLIFNLGHGITPQAGPENVTALVSRVRGRR